In Dyella terrae, one DNA window encodes the following:
- the phbB gene encoding acetoacetyl-CoA reductase, with protein MTQRTALVTGGTGGIGTAIVRYLARQGHRVATNYRDPAKADAWRKAMAAEGIEVYMAQGDVAEPDASETMIQDIEQNFGPIEILINNAGITRDTTFHKMSYAQWMDVVNTNLNACFNVTRPVIDGMRGRKWGRIVQISSINGQKGQYGQANYAAAKAGMHGFTISLAQENARFGITVNTVSPGYVGTDMVMAVPEEVREKIIAQIPIGRLGKPEEIAHAVAFLTGEEAGWITGTNLAINGGHYMGW; from the coding sequence ATGACGCAACGCACGGCATTGGTCACGGGTGGCACGGGCGGCATTGGCACCGCCATCGTTCGGTATCTGGCCCGTCAGGGGCATCGCGTCGCCACCAACTATCGTGACCCGGCCAAGGCGGACGCCTGGCGCAAGGCGATGGCCGCCGAAGGCATCGAGGTGTACATGGCTCAGGGCGACGTTGCGGAACCCGACGCCAGCGAGACCATGATCCAGGACATCGAACAAAACTTCGGCCCGATCGAGATCCTCATCAACAACGCCGGCATCACCCGCGACACCACGTTCCACAAGATGAGCTACGCCCAGTGGATGGACGTGGTCAACACCAACCTCAACGCTTGTTTCAATGTCACCCGCCCGGTGATCGACGGCATGCGCGGTCGCAAGTGGGGTCGCATCGTGCAGATCAGCTCGATCAACGGCCAGAAGGGCCAGTACGGCCAGGCCAACTACGCCGCCGCCAAGGCCGGCATGCACGGCTTCACCATCTCGCTGGCCCAGGAAAACGCACGCTTCGGCATCACGGTCAACACGGTATCGCCCGGCTACGTGGGAACCGACATGGTGATGGCCGTGCCCGAGGAAGTGCGCGAAAAGATCATCGCCCAGATTCCCATCGGCCGACTTGGCAAACCCGAAGAGATTGCGCACGCCGTGGCGTTCCTGACGGGCGAGGAAGCGGGCTGGATTACGGGCACCAACCTGGCCATCAACGGCGGCCACTACATGGGCTGGTAA